In the Candidatus Obscuribacterales bacterium genome, one interval contains:
- a CDS encoding secondary thiamine-phosphate synthase enzyme YjbQ, with amino-acid sequence MMQIYQQILTVKTDGKSLCKITNPVQDIVTQSGFQIGLCQLFLRHTSASLVIQENADSDVLKDLANFFARLVPEDAHYIHSLEGADDMPAHIRTVLTHTSEQIPLANGRLMLGTWQGLYLWEHRQRGQRREVVVQIMGQ; translated from the coding sequence ATGATGCAAATTTACCAACAAATCCTCACCGTCAAAACTGATGGTAAGTCACTGTGTAAAATCACGAATCCGGTGCAGGATATTGTGACCCAGTCTGGCTTTCAGATAGGGCTTTGCCAGCTCTTCCTGCGCCATACCTCTGCCAGTTTGGTGATTCAGGAAAATGCCGATTCGGATGTCCTCAAAGATCTGGCTAACTTCTTTGCGCGGCTGGTGCCCGAAGATGCGCACTACATCCACAGCCTAGAGGGGGCAGACGACATGCCGGCCCATATCCGCACGGTGCTCACCCACACATCGGAGCAGATTCCCCTAGCCAATGGCCGGCTCATGCTCGGCACCTGGCAGGGCCTTTACCTGTGGGAGCATCGCCAGCGTGGCCAGCGGCGGGAGGTGGTGGTGCAGATCATGGGGCAGTAA
- a CDS encoding FxLYD domain-containing protein, producing the protein MTQPTILELAKQGDPQAIATLMNRTLHTQGMNARVARQGDRLLIMTEAAQVPNRMVMTNFVRNGINGLELDSIRLIRILGKKTGDDQAAWVQELELSEQGAAIAAPKPPASPVSDVEEATPPVIRPLPPPPPPGRMRFSGEGLAAPAQDSPERSPDVIPKRVPPPPPPHLDGLSLGRTPEQDEDDEVVDSFIPDDTTVLPSLEDDFTASELDLDLNRDEDISFDLQPASDSDADSYSESLIDDLFNTEAQTTIEDDEEISLALDDAENDLLGLSDDVLADLVGLTDPDIRPGNPPSMPEPDADVAMDHPRSSNLEQEPLMGMPPVSEPAEVDNTWEPPDAEGRTAALEAEQEQIESSSAEEPLALPPASSPAPALPEESEPQRAGVGAGSIFGVILALIIAWIGGLMGYNAWQSMNQPEGEGNGSPTAVDAPPDPEPSPDSPEGEAVETDSAYEEAIALANQANRLAANAQSQDDWALAASQWQQAVALLRSVPEDDPNYADAQAALPNYEESLAIVEQQAALPPGTESLPSTTVTISNAGTCRAVRSTQESPPLELTNVQFNAPTGNSQITYIVGCITNHTDQVIGNVSIAYQDSAGAEQIAEGRLNFNDLAPGQTIPFRSDFTLSPDTTEATIEQISWAAVGATSPQELDASIRLVR; encoded by the coding sequence ATGACACAGCCGACGATTTTAGAATTGGCAAAACAAGGTGATCCCCAGGCGATCGCCACCTTAATGAATCGCACGCTTCACACTCAAGGCATGAATGCTAGAGTAGCGCGTCAGGGCGATCGCCTCTTGATCATGACTGAGGCCGCACAGGTGCCAAACCGCATGGTTATGACTAACTTTGTGCGCAATGGTATCAATGGTCTAGAGCTAGACTCTATCCGCCTCATTCGGATTTTGGGCAAGAAGACGGGGGATGACCAAGCAGCTTGGGTACAGGAGCTTGAACTCTCGGAGCAGGGAGCGGCGATCGCCGCGCCGAAGCCGCCTGCCTCTCCAGTCTCCGACGTGGAAGAAGCAACTCCACCGGTGATTCGCCCTCTGCCGCCGCCCCCACCCCCTGGCAGAATGCGGTTTAGTGGTGAAGGTCTGGCTGCCCCAGCTCAGGACTCCCCCGAGCGATCGCCGGATGTGATTCCCAAGCGTGTTCCACCGCCGCCACCGCCGCACCTTGATGGACTATCGTTGGGGCGAACACCGGAGCAGGATGAAGATGATGAGGTGGTGGACTCTTTCATCCCTGACGACACAACCGTATTGCCTAGCCTTGAGGATGACTTTACTGCATCGGAGTTGGATCTTGACCTCAACCGGGATGAAGATATCTCCTTTGATTTGCAGCCTGCCAGTGACTCCGATGCCGACTCCTATTCTGAGTCGTTGATTGATGATCTCTTCAATACAGAGGCACAAACGACGATTGAAGATGACGAGGAGATCAGTCTAGCTCTTGATGACGCTGAGAATGATTTGTTGGGGCTGAGTGATGATGTTTTGGCAGATTTGGTAGGCTTAACTGACCCAGACATCCGCCCCGGCAATCCGCCTTCGATGCCCGAGCCAGATGCTGATGTAGCGATGGATCATCCTCGCTCATCGAATTTAGAGCAGGAGCCTTTGATGGGGATGCCGCCGGTGAGCGAGCCGGCCGAGGTAGACAACACATGGGAGCCCCCCGATGCCGAGGGACGTACTGCGGCCCTAGAGGCTGAGCAAGAGCAGATTGAGTCAAGTTCTGCCGAAGAGCCTTTGGCCTTGCCCCCAGCTTCGTCCCCTGCTCCGGCGCTGCCAGAGGAATCTGAACCTCAGCGAGCTGGGGTGGGAGCTGGGTCGATCTTTGGTGTGATCTTGGCGTTGATTATTGCTTGGATTGGCGGGCTGATGGGCTATAACGCCTGGCAGTCCATGAATCAGCCGGAAGGGGAAGGGAATGGCAGTCCAACGGCGGTCGATGCGCCCCCAGATCCTGAACCCTCTCCTGATAGTCCGGAAGGCGAAGCGGTTGAGACAGACAGCGCTTATGAGGAAGCGATCGCTCTGGCGAATCAGGCCAATCGGTTAGCGGCTAATGCTCAATCGCAGGATGATTGGGCTTTAGCGGCTAGTCAATGGCAGCAAGCTGTAGCCCTGCTGCGCAGCGTGCCGGAGGATGACCCGAACTATGCTGATGCCCAGGCCGCGTTGCCTAACTACGAAGAGTCTTTGGCAATTGTTGAACAGCAGGCCGCGTTGCCGCCAGGTACCGAGTCTTTGCCTTCAACAACGGTCACCATATCTAATGCTGGCACTTGTCGTGCGGTGCGTTCGACCCAGGAATCGCCGCCCCTTGAGCTCACCAATGTTCAGTTCAATGCACCAACGGGTAATAGCCAGATCACCTACATTGTGGGCTGTATCACCAACCATACCGACCAAGTCATCGGCAATGTTAGCATTGCCTACCAAGACAGTGCTGGCGCTGAGCAGATTGCAGAGGGGCGCTTGAACTTCAATGATCTCGCACCGGGGCAAACGATTCCGTTCCGCAGTGACTTTACCCTGAGTCCTGATACAACGGAAGCGACGATTGAACAGATTTCCTGGGCGGCGGTGGGTGCTACGTCGCCTCAAGAGTTGGATGCCTCAATTCGCTTGGTGCGCTAG